Proteins encoded by one window of Synechococcus sp. MVIR-18-1:
- a CDS encoding DUF3143 domain-containing protein encodes MPPAETPLNQHSLQALELWLQQLGAQRLEDDPCGWLWKEQGWMAEIRLQQTDLAVIWSPKEAPRPCVFPYGLSRADVEAALRLGP; translated from the coding sequence ATGCCTCCAGCAGAAACTCCTTTGAATCAGCATTCGCTGCAGGCTCTTGAGCTCTGGCTTCAGCAGCTTGGAGCGCAGCGGCTAGAGGATGATCCCTGTGGCTGGTTATGGAAGGAACAGGGATGGATGGCTGAGATACGTCTGCAACAAACGGATCTCGCGGTGATCTGGAGCCCAAAAGAAGCGCCTCGCCCTTGCGTGTTTCCTTACGGACTGTCTCGAGCCGACGTCGAGGCGGCCCTGCGGCTAGGTCCCTAA
- a CDS encoding methyltransferase domain-containing protein — MSNSWGAKVLQRFDGAAAQYNKAARLQTAMAWRLAGCCKRLPIPSGRWLDLGSGTGLLADAIEQRNPGRVVERIDGSPSMLARNSRPDHTQLWDLNQPLQSWDDAPTLIASSFCLHWLSDPGTRLQNWFECLAPGGWLIVALPVEGCFPQWQAAAHQAAVPCSALSFPTTQALLASIPKQQVRQQQQLCFSEQASHITALLRPMQNIGAGTSTHSALSVKQWRQLSAHWPERSAEGQVRLTWLIQILVIER, encoded by the coding sequence ATGAGCAACTCCTGGGGGGCAAAGGTTCTACAACGCTTCGATGGCGCAGCAGCCCAATACAACAAGGCAGCCCGTCTGCAAACGGCTATGGCCTGGCGACTCGCCGGGTGCTGCAAGCGACTCCCCATTCCATCAGGTCGATGGCTGGATCTCGGAAGTGGAACGGGATTGCTTGCCGATGCCATCGAACAACGGAACCCCGGCAGGGTGGTGGAACGCATCGATGGAAGCCCATCCATGCTGGCCCGCAACTCCCGTCCAGACCACACGCAGCTGTGGGATTTAAATCAGCCCCTCCAATCCTGGGACGACGCACCAACGCTGATCGCCTCCAGTTTCTGCCTCCACTGGTTGTCCGATCCCGGCACAAGACTGCAGAACTGGTTCGAGTGTCTAGCCCCTGGTGGGTGGTTAATCGTGGCGCTGCCGGTTGAAGGCTGCTTCCCGCAATGGCAGGCAGCGGCACACCAAGCGGCAGTCCCCTGCTCGGCCTTGTCCTTTCCAACGACCCAAGCGTTGCTGGCCTCGATACCGAAACAGCAGGTCAGGCAACAACAACAGCTCTGCTTTAGCGAACAAGCCAGCCACATCACGGCTCTCTTAAGGCCCATGCAAAACATTGGCGCCGGAACCAGCACCCACTCAGCTCTCAGCGTGAAGCAATGGCGTCAGCTCAGCGCCCACTGGCCTGAGCGATCTGCTGAAGGGCAAGTCAGATTGACCTGGTTGATCCAAATCCTGGTGATCGAGCGATGA
- a CDS encoding adenylosuccinate lyase, with the protein MFWTPYADWIYVVVSVSGMLLIIVMVLRPDAKS; encoded by the coding sequence ATGTTCTGGACTCCCTATGCCGACTGGATTTACGTGGTGGTGAGCGTCAGCGGGATGCTGCTCATCATCGTGATGGTGCTTCGCCCTGACGCAAAGTCATGA
- a CDS encoding alpha/beta fold hydrolase, which produces MKQVIAMHGWSGDSHSWAPWIRHFKHHHWSWQSGERGYGKRQEHMPFWQDDQDPIKLQRRVVIAHSLGPHLLPDAVFAKATDVVLLASFSRFVPQGAKGRALNTGLKSMRRCLGSEAEAEMLTTFLRRAAAPSPPDGLPRGPIHEGLSSQGRQRLTDDLDRLIASAELPPGLQATTRVLVVEAEQDAIVVPVARQELRDAVETRLQHPAEHWCMPDSGHALLVPDLLMRIQRWLDQAPEER; this is translated from the coding sequence ATGAAACAGGTCATCGCTATGCACGGCTGGAGCGGAGACAGCCATTCATGGGCGCCCTGGATCCGGCATTTCAAGCATCACCATTGGTCTTGGCAAAGCGGTGAGCGTGGTTATGGCAAGCGCCAGGAGCACATGCCCTTTTGGCAAGACGACCAAGATCCAATAAAGCTGCAACGCCGCGTAGTAATTGCCCACTCCCTAGGGCCGCATCTGCTCCCAGATGCCGTATTTGCCAAGGCCACCGATGTGGTGTTGCTGGCAAGTTTTTCCAGATTTGTGCCGCAAGGAGCCAAAGGTCGCGCGCTCAACACCGGCTTGAAGAGCATGCGCCGCTGCCTTGGTAGCGAGGCTGAGGCCGAGATGCTCACGACCTTTTTAAGGCGGGCGGCAGCGCCATCGCCGCCAGACGGCCTCCCACGCGGCCCCATTCACGAAGGACTGTCCAGCCAGGGGCGTCAACGCTTAACCGACGACTTAGATCGGCTGATCGCAAGCGCAGAGTTACCGCCAGGGCTGCAAGCAACAACCAGAGTGTTGGTGGTAGAGGCAGAACAAGACGCAATCGTGGTGCCAGTCGCCAGACAAGAGCTGCGCGATGCAGTTGAGACCCGACTGCAGCATCCAGCAGAGCACTGGTGCATGCCCGATAGCGGGCATGCACTGTTGGTGCCAGATCTACTGATGCGCATCCAGCGATGGCTCGATCAGGCCCCTGAAGAGCGATGA
- the bioD gene encoding dethiobiotin synthase yields the protein MNTPPLRLVICGTDTDVGKTIVSALFVQGLEATYWKPVQSGTEGGGDRQRVIDLLELPEERWQPEAYAFQAPVSPHWAAEQERRCIDPEQLQLPAIDQPLVVETAGGLMVPLTRHWLQIQQLQRWQLPVVLVARSELGTLNHTLLSLEALRSRHIPILGLVINGPSHADNPRTLNELGDVPLLCELPPLEQLNAAALARQWQVQNVKAKVETEINRLQAS from the coding sequence ATGAATACGCCTCCCCTTCGTTTGGTGATCTGCGGAACAGACACCGATGTCGGAAAAACAATCGTTAGCGCCCTCTTTGTTCAAGGCTTAGAAGCCACCTATTGGAAACCGGTCCAAAGCGGAACGGAAGGCGGTGGTGATCGTCAACGGGTCATCGATCTTCTGGAGCTTCCCGAGGAGCGTTGGCAACCAGAAGCCTATGCATTCCAAGCTCCCGTTTCACCGCACTGGGCTGCTGAACAAGAGAGGCGATGCATTGACCCCGAGCAGCTCCAGTTGCCAGCCATCGATCAACCGTTGGTGGTGGAGACCGCTGGAGGCCTGATGGTGCCACTCACACGCCACTGGCTGCAAATCCAACAATTGCAACGGTGGCAGCTTCCGGTGGTGTTGGTAGCCCGCAGTGAGCTGGGAACCTTGAACCACACGCTTCTCAGTTTGGAAGCACTGAGAAGTCGGCACATTCCAATCCTTGGGCTGGTGATCAATGGCCCTTCCCATGCCGATAATCCCCGCACCCTGAATGAACTCGGCGATGTCCCTTTGCTCTGCGAATTACCACCACTGGAACAACTAAATGCCGCGGCCCTTGCCAGGCAATGGCAGGTTCAGAACGTGAAAGCTAAGGTCGAAACCGAGATCAATCGTTTACAGGCTTCTTGA
- the fumC gene encoding class II fumarate hydratase yields the protein MTQTTRTEHDSMGPVEVPTEALWGAQTQRSLQNFAISDDRVPVDLIHALAQIKQAAAIVNARLGVLDNHRRDLIVKVAAEIAEGHHDDQFPLRVWQTGSGTQTNMNVNEVISNLVSRSEGEPLGSHQPVHPNDHVNRSQSTNDAFPAAIHIAAAAGIEHRLLPEVQRLSDAFAAKSVAWQDIVKIGRTHLQDAVPLTLGQEASAWRDQLRSARNRIERSLQELYPLPLGGTAVGTGLNAPDGFADQAATELARLSGLPLVSAPNKFAVMASHDGLVNAMGQLRLLAVSLLKIANDLRLLACGPRAGLAELHLPENEPGSSIMPGKVNPTQCEAMAMVCTQVIGLDAAVAIAGAGGHLQMNVYKPLIGFNLLQTIKLLTDACHFFRVAMVEGIEPNRSRIQRDVEQSLMLVTPLAPVIGYDKASAIAKYAHEQGSSLRDAALELGYVSATEFDRIIDPAAMTNP from the coding sequence ATGACCCAAACAACTAGGACCGAACACGACAGCATGGGGCCGGTGGAGGTGCCGACTGAGGCCCTCTGGGGGGCACAGACCCAGCGCTCTCTCCAGAACTTCGCCATCAGCGATGACCGCGTTCCTGTTGATCTGATCCATGCCCTAGCGCAAATCAAACAGGCGGCGGCGATCGTGAACGCTCGCCTTGGCGTGTTGGATAACCACCGACGCGACCTGATCGTGAAGGTGGCTGCTGAGATTGCCGAGGGGCATCACGACGATCAATTCCCCCTGAGGGTTTGGCAAACCGGTAGCGGCACCCAAACGAACATGAACGTCAATGAGGTGATCAGCAACCTGGTTTCGCGGAGCGAAGGGGAGCCATTAGGAAGCCATCAGCCGGTCCACCCCAACGATCACGTCAACCGCTCTCAGTCGACCAACGACGCCTTCCCAGCAGCGATCCACATCGCTGCTGCCGCCGGCATTGAACACCGACTGTTGCCGGAAGTCCAACGTCTCAGCGATGCTTTTGCCGCCAAGAGTGTGGCCTGGCAAGACATCGTGAAGATTGGCCGCACCCACCTGCAGGATGCGGTGCCGCTCACCCTTGGCCAAGAAGCTTCGGCCTGGCGCGATCAACTCAGAAGTGCCAGGAACCGGATCGAACGATCACTGCAGGAGCTGTACCCGCTCCCGCTCGGCGGCACCGCCGTTGGAACGGGCCTCAATGCCCCAGACGGATTTGCAGACCAGGCCGCGACTGAACTGGCACGCCTGAGCGGCTTGCCCTTGGTCTCGGCACCAAACAAATTTGCTGTGATGGCAAGCCATGACGGACTGGTGAATGCCATGGGCCAGCTGCGACTCCTCGCGGTGAGCTTGCTGAAGATCGCCAACGACCTCCGTCTCCTCGCCTGCGGCCCACGTGCCGGCTTAGCGGAGCTGCACTTACCTGAGAACGAACCCGGCAGTTCGATCATGCCTGGAAAGGTGAACCCCACCCAGTGCGAAGCGATGGCCATGGTTTGCACCCAAGTGATCGGCCTCGATGCGGCCGTTGCGATCGCCGGGGCAGGCGGCCACCTGCAGATGAATGTCTACAAACCTCTGATCGGCTTCAACCTGCTGCAGACGATCAAGCTGCTCACCGATGCCTGCCATTTCTTCAGGGTGGCCATGGTGGAGGGCATCGAACCCAACCGCAGTCGCATCCAACGCGACGTGGAGCAATCCCTGATGCTCGTAACTCCTCTGGCACCTGTGATCGGTTACGACAAGGCCAGTGCGATCGCTAAGTACGCCCACGAGCAGGGATCAAGCCTGCGCGATGCGGCCCTAGAGCTGGGCTATGTGAGTGCGACGGAGTTCGATCGCATTATTGACCCTGCAGCCATGACAAACCCTTGA
- a CDS encoding J domain-containing protein produces MSASTHYERLGVGRGVDAETLRRAFRRLSKSVHPDTTTLPAVEAARQFQLLREAYDHLSDPSLRRLYDAQLIQQDQLFQQQYAPLPSPATASPTAIGERRPLSGGEWLSLLMLLGALLLCLSLGVGVAWSRGMELQVQPSWLVAEQTPKEPLIRDVLDGVDASSRNSFESAFAAGS; encoded by the coding sequence ATGTCGGCCTCGACCCATTACGAACGGTTAGGAGTCGGCCGCGGAGTCGACGCCGAGACCTTGCGACGCGCCTTTCGACGTCTCAGCAAGTCGGTTCATCCCGACACCACGACGTTGCCTGCCGTGGAAGCAGCTCGCCAATTCCAGCTGCTGCGTGAGGCCTATGACCACTTGTCTGATCCTTCGTTGCGTCGGCTCTATGACGCTCAATTAATCCAGCAAGATCAGCTCTTTCAACAGCAGTACGCTCCGCTGCCTTCCCCAGCAACGGCGTCTCCAACGGCGATTGGTGAGCGACGACCGCTCTCAGGAGGAGAGTGGTTATCGCTGTTGATGTTGCTTGGGGCCTTGCTTTTGTGTTTATCGCTAGGGGTCGGGGTGGCCTGGAGTCGTGGTATGGAACTTCAGGTTCAGCCGAGTTGGCTGGTGGCCGAGCAGACTCCAAAGGAGCCGTTGATTAGGGATGTCCTTGATGGTGTCGATGCCTCCAGCAGAAACTCCTTTGAATCAGCATTCGCTGCAGGCTCTTGA
- the rsmG gene encoding 16S rRNA (guanine(527)-N(7))-methyltransferase RsmG, translating into MSEANSFSDAGPDLWHCLGWQPNDTQLSQLKELQSLLRHWNSRVNLTRLVENEEFWIAQVFDSLWPLKHELRAPDLPRRCIDVGTGGGFPGLAVAIALPATTLTLVDSVGRKTAAVESMANSLGLGARVDVRTERIEITGQERSCRGRFDLAMARAVATPPVVAEYLVPLLAHQGQALLYRGHWSHDDEANLKRALVPLKAKLADCKQINLPAGRGLRTLVRIEPLAPCPKIYPRPVGLPSRLPLGDQADDKRS; encoded by the coding sequence ATGTCAGAAGCAAACAGCTTTTCTGATGCCGGGCCTGACCTTTGGCACTGTCTGGGCTGGCAGCCCAATGACACCCAGCTCTCTCAACTCAAAGAGCTGCAATCCCTGCTGCGTCATTGGAACAGCAGGGTGAATCTCACCCGCTTGGTGGAAAACGAAGAGTTCTGGATCGCCCAGGTCTTTGACAGTCTTTGGCCGCTCAAGCATGAGCTACGTGCCCCAGATCTACCGCGTCGCTGCATTGACGTAGGCACTGGAGGCGGGTTTCCTGGCCTCGCTGTCGCCATCGCCCTACCCGCTACCACTCTCACTCTTGTCGATTCAGTCGGCCGCAAAACTGCTGCGGTGGAATCAATGGCTAACTCGCTTGGTTTAGGAGCTCGCGTGGACGTCCGCACCGAGCGCATTGAGATCACGGGTCAGGAGCGCTCCTGTCGTGGGAGGTTCGATTTAGCGATGGCCAGAGCTGTAGCCACACCCCCCGTCGTGGCGGAGTATCTCGTGCCCCTTCTGGCCCATCAAGGCCAGGCGCTGCTCTATCGCGGCCACTGGAGTCACGACGACGAAGCCAACCTGAAGCGAGCTTTGGTTCCTCTCAAGGCCAAGCTTGCCGACTGCAAGCAGATCAACCTGCCGGCTGGTCGGGGGCTGCGCACATTGGTTCGCATTGAGCCCTTGGCACCCTGCCCCAAGATCTATCCCCGACCCGTTGGTCTCCCTAGCCGTCTTCCCCTTGGTGATCAGGCAGACGACAAACGTTCCTGA
- a CDS encoding RNA helicase: MVSPDVSQLFPFPLDGFQLESIDALNQGHSVVVSAPTGSGKTLVGEYAIHRAIAHGQKVFYTTPLKALSNQKLRDFREEFGAENVGLMTGDLSVNREARVVVMTTEIFRNMLYAEVDEHDDPLADVESVVLDECHYMNDSQRGTVWEESIIHCPPSVQLVALSATVANAGQLTDWIEKVHGPTRLVLSDFRPVPLQFSFCSAKGLHPLLNEQGTGIHPNCKVWRAPKGHKRKGRSPRPPQPEAPPISFVVAQMAQREMLPAIYFIFSRRNCDKAVRDLGVQCLVTEAEQAIIRDRLEAYTAANPEAVRDGLHADALLRGIASHHAGVLPAWKELIEELFQQGLVKVVFATETLAAGINMPARSTVIASLSKRTERGHRPLMASEFLQMAGRAGRRGLDTQGYVVTVQSRFEGVREAAQLATSPSDPLVSQFTPSYGMVLNLLQRHDLAKARELVERSFGRYLASLDLVDEEDHLGELRMQLAQLQGTAGDVPWEDFEEYEKHRGRLREERRLLRILQQQAEETLAHELTIALQFASVGSLVSLKSPRLRGGVTPAVIVEKCDGPGQFPLLLCLTQDNVWILLPCQGVVSLHAELSCLQVDGVMSPDLSRSGELRHGDQESGRLALAVAHMARRHDMTTAQYDLAGEVLAQVRLVQELEDQLEGHPAHRWGDRKQLKKHRRRMEDLEHEIGERQQLLHHRSNRHWETFLALIEILRHFGCLDDLEPTEIGRTVAALRGDNELWLGLALMSGHLDELPPAELAAVFEAISTEVNRPDLWSAFPAPPLAEEALHELSGIRRELLRAQERFKVVVPAWWEPELMGLVEAWAKGTTWNDLIANTSLDEGDVVRIMRRTVDLLAQVPYCEAISEQLRKNARAALTAINRFPVAEADQVLKAAAAESSGLNAATERAA; the protein is encoded by the coding sequence ATGGTGTCACCGGATGTTTCCCAGCTGTTTCCATTCCCTTTAGATGGGTTTCAGTTGGAATCGATTGATGCCTTGAATCAAGGGCATTCCGTTGTGGTGAGTGCTCCCACGGGATCTGGCAAGACGCTGGTAGGCGAGTACGCCATTCATCGGGCGATTGCCCATGGTCAAAAAGTGTTCTACACAACACCTCTAAAGGCCTTATCCAATCAAAAGTTGCGCGATTTTCGCGAAGAGTTTGGAGCGGAAAATGTTGGCTTGATGACGGGTGACCTGAGCGTTAACCGTGAGGCTCGAGTGGTGGTGATGACCACCGAGATTTTCCGCAACATGCTTTATGCCGAGGTGGATGAGCATGACGATCCGCTTGCCGATGTGGAGTCGGTCGTTCTCGATGAATGCCACTACATGAATGATTCTCAGCGGGGCACCGTCTGGGAAGAATCGATCATTCACTGTCCACCTTCAGTCCAATTGGTGGCGTTATCCGCCACCGTTGCCAATGCGGGGCAACTCACCGATTGGATCGAGAAGGTGCACGGTCCGACACGTTTGGTGCTCAGTGATTTTCGTCCGGTTCCTCTGCAGTTCAGTTTTTGTAGTGCGAAGGGTCTCCATCCGCTTTTGAATGAACAGGGGACTGGAATCCATCCCAATTGCAAGGTTTGGCGTGCTCCAAAAGGGCACAAGCGCAAAGGTCGTTCGCCAAGGCCGCCTCAGCCGGAAGCACCGCCGATCAGCTTTGTGGTGGCCCAAATGGCGCAAAGGGAGATGCTCCCCGCCATCTATTTCATTTTCAGTCGACGTAATTGTGACAAGGCCGTGCGCGACCTTGGGGTGCAGTGTTTGGTCACAGAGGCCGAGCAAGCCATCATTCGCGATCGGCTTGAGGCCTATACAGCCGCAAATCCTGAGGCTGTACGCGATGGCCTGCATGCAGACGCGTTGCTACGCGGGATTGCTTCCCATCACGCCGGAGTGCTGCCTGCTTGGAAAGAGTTGATTGAGGAGTTATTTCAGCAGGGGTTGGTAAAGGTGGTGTTTGCCACCGAAACATTGGCGGCGGGCATCAATATGCCGGCGCGCAGCACGGTGATCGCATCGCTCTCGAAGCGCACAGAACGGGGGCATCGCCCCTTAATGGCCAGTGAGTTTCTGCAAATGGCTGGTCGCGCGGGCCGTCGCGGTTTAGACACGCAGGGCTACGTGGTGACTGTTCAGAGTCGATTTGAGGGGGTACGTGAGGCGGCTCAGTTGGCCACAAGCCCTTCTGATCCGTTGGTGAGTCAATTCACCCCCAGCTACGGCATGGTGCTCAACCTGTTGCAGCGTCATGACCTAGCTAAGGCAAGAGAGCTGGTGGAGCGCAGCTTTGGCCGCTATCTCGCCAGTTTGGATCTGGTAGATGAAGAAGATCATCTTGGTGAGTTGCGGATGCAGCTGGCCCAACTGCAAGGCACGGCCGGTGATGTGCCGTGGGAAGACTTTGAGGAATACGAGAAACATCGTGGCCGTCTCCGCGAGGAGAGACGTCTGCTCAGGATTCTTCAGCAGCAGGCTGAAGAAACCCTGGCCCACGAACTGACGATTGCCCTTCAGTTTGCAAGCGTTGGATCGTTGGTCAGCCTTAAATCCCCTCGGCTGCGTGGGGGGGTAACGCCGGCCGTGATCGTGGAGAAATGCGATGGCCCTGGGCAGTTCCCCTTGTTGCTTTGTTTAACGCAAGACAACGTTTGGATCCTGTTGCCCTGTCAGGGGGTCGTGAGTTTGCATGCGGAATTGAGCTGTTTGCAAGTTGATGGCGTGATGTCACCTGATCTCAGCCGTTCCGGTGAGCTCCGTCATGGCGATCAGGAGAGTGGACGTTTGGCTTTGGCGGTGGCACATATGGCACGTCGTCATGACATGACCACCGCTCAGTACGACTTGGCGGGCGAAGTGTTGGCTCAAGTGCGCCTCGTCCAGGAGTTGGAAGATCAGCTAGAGGGGCATCCGGCTCATCGCTGGGGAGATCGCAAGCAACTCAAGAAGCACCGGCGACGCATGGAAGATCTTGAACATGAAATCGGTGAGCGTCAGCAATTGCTCCATCACCGTTCCAACCGGCATTGGGAGACATTCCTGGCTCTCATTGAGATCCTGCGGCATTTTGGCTGCCTGGATGACTTGGAGCCCACGGAGATTGGTCGCACCGTTGCCGCTCTTCGTGGCGACAACGAGCTCTGGCTAGGCCTGGCACTGATGAGCGGTCATCTCGATGAATTGCCTCCAGCAGAACTGGCCGCTGTGTTTGAGGCGATCAGCACGGAGGTGAACCGCCCAGATCTATGGAGTGCATTCCCGGCCCCTCCTCTTGCCGAAGAGGCCCTGCATGAGTTGTCAGGGATCCGTCGGGAGCTTCTGCGGGCTCAGGAGCGCTTCAAGGTGGTGGTGCCCGCTTGGTGGGAGCCTGAATTGATGGGCTTGGTTGAGGCTTGGGCCAAGGGGACAACCTGGAATGATCTGATCGCTAACACCTCTTTGGATGAAGGCGATGTCGTGCGGATCATGCGGCGCACAGTGGATCTCTTAGCCCAGGTGCCTTATTGCGAGGCGATTAGTGAGCAGCTGCGCAAGAACGCCCGTGCGGCGTTAACCGCGATTAATCGTTTCCCGGTTGCCGAGGCTGATCAGGTGCTTAAGGCCGCGGCTGCCGAATCCAGTGGCCTCAATGCAGCGACTGAACGGGCGGCCTGA
- a CDS encoding aminotransferase class I/II-fold pyridoxal phosphate-dependent enzyme, which yields MSSPSQARRRQLRTWRPNPNGSGLLPVHATDQGDEEPRCLVDLASNDYLNLAQHPELIAAATEEIKRSGVGAGGSRLVSGSRPVHDQLEHQLAQWLNRDRVLLYPSGFQANLAAVLALADRRTPVLADRLCHHSLLTGVQASGARLQRFAHNDLIDLNRKLERCRDRHPGQQPLVITESLFSMEGTSPNLSAMAELCSSHAARLLVDEAHALGVLGDGGRGLSHALPHKAVTMLSGTFGKAFGSGGAFLACDADLGETLLQTSGAFRYTTALAPSLAAAALAALTLMQRHPNWSEELLATSQQWRSALAAAGWTRPGGAGPILPLVIGSDQAALDRQQTLEAAGLLSIAIRPPTVPEGTARLRLVVRRLLPDGTLDTLLQALSLSR from the coding sequence ATGAGCAGCCCGTCTCAAGCACGCCGACGTCAACTCCGCACGTGGAGGCCCAATCCAAATGGATCAGGGCTGCTTCCAGTCCATGCCACCGATCAAGGCGATGAGGAGCCGCGTTGTCTGGTGGATTTAGCCAGCAACGATTACCTCAATCTGGCTCAGCACCCAGAGCTCATCGCGGCAGCAACAGAAGAAATCAAGCGAAGCGGGGTAGGAGCCGGTGGGTCCCGGCTCGTGAGCGGCAGCCGCCCGGTGCATGACCAACTGGAACACCAGCTAGCGCAGTGGTTGAACCGAGATCGCGTTCTGCTCTACCCAAGCGGATTTCAAGCCAATCTTGCCGCCGTTCTTGCACTCGCCGACCGCCGTACGCCAGTACTGGCTGACCGGCTCTGTCATCACTCCTTACTCACTGGAGTGCAAGCCAGTGGTGCGCGCCTACAGCGCTTTGCCCACAACGACCTCATCGATCTCAACCGCAAACTGGAGCGCTGCCGGGACCGGCACCCAGGACAACAACCGCTGGTGATCACGGAAAGCCTATTCAGCATGGAGGGCACCAGTCCCAACCTGAGCGCCATGGCTGAGCTCTGCTCCAGCCACGCTGCCCGACTCCTGGTGGATGAAGCCCATGCCCTGGGCGTCCTGGGAGATGGGGGACGTGGTCTCAGCCATGCCCTCCCTCACAAGGCTGTGACCATGCTCAGTGGCACCTTTGGGAAGGCCTTTGGAAGCGGTGGAGCCTTTCTGGCCTGCGATGCAGACCTCGGCGAAACCCTGCTCCAAACCAGTGGCGCCTTTCGCTACACCACAGCGTTAGCACCATCCCTTGCCGCAGCAGCTCTTGCAGCATTAACGCTGATGCAACGCCATCCCAATTGGTCGGAGGAACTCCTAGCAACGAGCCAACAGTGGCGCTCCGCTCTCGCTGCCGCTGGATGGACCCGTCCAGGCGGAGCAGGTCCGATTCTCCCCCTCGTGATCGGTTCAGACCAAGCAGCTCTTGATCGCCAACAAACCCTCGAAGCCGCAGGGCTGTTGAGCATTGCCATCCGTCCCCCCACCGTTCCCGAAGGAACGGCCCGACTTCGCCTTGTCGTACGTCGGCTCCTGCCCGATGGGACATTGGACACGCTGCTTCAAGCCCTCTCTCTGAGCCGATAG
- the bioA gene encoding adenosylmethionine--8-amino-7-oxononanoate transaminase: MPQNHHPHLWPPFTQVSTTPPLERVLRGEGALLYRDEGPPLIDAISSWWVTLHGHAHPHVADAIARQAETLEQVIFAEFTHPQAERLADRLAAKTGLERVFFSDNGSTAVEVALKIAIQWWHNKGEPRQQIIAFDGAYHGDTFGAMAVGARSLFSEPFDPLLFPVARIPWPATWWDDDHVEQHEQTALNQLEEALKTPTAAVILEPLVQGAGGMSMVRPTFLQEVEKRVRNAETLLIADEVLTGFGRCGDFLATQRAGVKPDLVALSKGLTAGFLPMGVTMASGAVFDAFVGKDPSLTLWHGHSFTANPLGCAAANASLDLLEAEPDRYLGFEARHRSRLEVLARHPGIRRVRVTGTIAAFDLVVSDQEGYLNPAGKVLRRLARERGVLVRPLGQVVYLLPPLCISDEQLDHCYSVLQEALDLLGT, translated from the coding sequence GTGCCTCAGAACCACCATCCCCACCTCTGGCCTCCGTTCACCCAGGTCTCGACAACGCCTCCCTTAGAGAGGGTGCTTCGAGGGGAGGGGGCTCTTCTCTACCGCGATGAAGGGCCTCCATTAATTGATGCGATTAGCAGCTGGTGGGTCACCTTGCATGGCCATGCCCACCCTCATGTTGCAGACGCAATCGCTCGTCAGGCCGAGACCCTTGAGCAAGTCATCTTCGCTGAATTCACCCACCCTCAAGCCGAACGTCTCGCCGATCGATTAGCAGCCAAAACTGGATTAGAGAGAGTCTTTTTCTCCGACAACGGCTCTACCGCCGTGGAGGTGGCACTCAAAATCGCCATTCAGTGGTGGCACAACAAAGGAGAGCCCAGACAGCAGATCATCGCCTTCGACGGCGCCTATCACGGAGATACGTTTGGTGCGATGGCCGTCGGAGCTCGCAGCCTTTTCAGTGAACCCTTTGACCCACTGTTATTTCCGGTCGCCCGCATTCCATGGCCAGCGACGTGGTGGGACGACGATCACGTTGAACAGCATGAACAAACAGCACTGAACCAGCTCGAAGAAGCTCTCAAGACACCAACCGCTGCTGTGATCCTCGAGCCGCTTGTCCAAGGCGCCGGCGGGATGAGCATGGTGCGTCCCACCTTTCTTCAAGAAGTAGAAAAGCGCGTTCGCAACGCTGAAACCTTGTTGATTGCCGACGAAGTCCTTACAGGATTTGGGCGTTGCGGCGATTTTTTGGCGACCCAGCGGGCAGGCGTCAAACCTGATCTTGTCGCGCTATCCAAAGGACTAACCGCTGGATTCCTTCCCATGGGAGTGACCATGGCAAGCGGCGCTGTCTTTGACGCCTTTGTTGGCAAGGACCCGAGCTTGACGCTTTGGCATGGCCACAGTTTCACCGCCAACCCCCTGGGCTGCGCCGCAGCGAACGCCAGTCTGGATCTACTCGAAGCAGAACCTGACAGGTACCTGGGGTTCGAAGCGAGGCATCGATCGCGCTTAGAGGTTTTGGCACGCCACCCAGGAATCAGGCGTGTTCGCGTGACAGGAACGATTGCAGCTTTTGATCTCGTGGTCAGCGACCAAGAGGGCTACCTAAACCCTGCAGGAAAAGTGCTGCGCCGGCTGGCAAGAGAGCGGGGTGTACTGGTGCGGCCCCTCGGCCAAGTGGTGTATCTACTTCCACCTCTTTGCATCAGCGATGAGCAGCTCGATCACTGCTATTCCGTTCTGCAGGAAGCGCTCGACCTTTTAGGGACCTAG